A region from the Coffea eugenioides isolate CCC68of chromosome 9, Ceug_1.0, whole genome shotgun sequence genome encodes:
- the LOC113783841 gene encoding pterin-4-alpha-carbinolamine dehydratase 2, mitochondrial isoform X2 has product MLRTPVQFQARLLSLSMAHASRRGLPKSFTRPHGRSNIQVAQKLQGREELTSFKHIHNGFRTFCSGTDLTTKKCVSCNARDMRPMTVEAAHSLIPQGWNLVTEDGMMKLQRTWKVKTFMKGMEFFKLVADVAEAEGHHPDLHLVAWNNVKIEIWTHAVGGLTENDFILAAKINRLDLRQLLSRKVGE; this is encoded by the exons ATGTTGCGAACACCTGTTCAATTTCAAGCTCgtctcctctctctctccatGGCCCAC GCTTCGCGTAGAGGTCTGCCCAAAAGCTTCACCAGACCCCATGGACG CTCAAATATTCAAGTAGCTCAGAAACTTCAGGGTCGTGAGGAACTTACATCGTTTAAACACATACATAATGGCTTTAGGACCTTCTGTTCTGGCACAG ATTTAACAACCAAGAAGTGTGTATCATGTAATGCAAGGGATATGAGACCTATGACTGTGGAAGCAGCACATAGTTTGATTCCTCAG GGATGGAACTTGGTGACAGAAGATGGCATGATGAAGCTGCAGCGTACTTGGAAAGTTAAGACTTTCATGAAAGGGATGGAGTTCTTCAAACTTGTGGCTGATGTAGCGGAAGCAGAAG GTCATCATCCAGATCTACATCTCGTGGCATGGAATAACGTGAAGATTGAGATATGGACACATGCTGTGG GTGGATTAACTGAAAATGATTTCATACTTGCTGCTAAGATCAATAGGCTTGATCTGCGTCAACTCCTCAGCAGAAAAGTTGGGGAGTAA
- the LOC113783841 gene encoding pterin-4-alpha-carbinolamine dehydratase 2, mitochondrial isoform X1, which translates to MLRTPVQFQARLLSLSMAHASRRGLPKSFTRPHGRSNIQVAQKLQGREELTSFKHIHNGFRTFCSGTDLTTKKCVSCNARDMRPMTVEAAHSLIPQVQGWNLVTEDGMMKLQRTWKVKTFMKGMEFFKLVADVAEAEGHHPDLHLVAWNNVKIEIWTHAVGGLTENDFILAAKINRLDLRQLLSRKVGE; encoded by the exons ATGTTGCGAACACCTGTTCAATTTCAAGCTCgtctcctctctctctccatGGCCCAC GCTTCGCGTAGAGGTCTGCCCAAAAGCTTCACCAGACCCCATGGACG CTCAAATATTCAAGTAGCTCAGAAACTTCAGGGTCGTGAGGAACTTACATCGTTTAAACACATACATAATGGCTTTAGGACCTTCTGTTCTGGCACAG ATTTAACAACCAAGAAGTGTGTATCATGTAATGCAAGGGATATGAGACCTATGACTGTGGAAGCAGCACATAGTTTGATTCCTCAG GTGCAGGGATGGAACTTGGTGACAGAAGATGGCATGATGAAGCTGCAGCGTACTTGGAAAGTTAAGACTTTCATGAAAGGGATGGAGTTCTTCAAACTTGTGGCTGATGTAGCGGAAGCAGAAG GTCATCATCCAGATCTACATCTCGTGGCATGGAATAACGTGAAGATTGAGATATGGACACATGCTGTGG GTGGATTAACTGAAAATGATTTCATACTTGCTGCTAAGATCAATAGGCTTGATCTGCGTCAACTCCTCAGCAGAAAAGTTGGGGAGTAA
- the LOC113783841 gene encoding pterin-4-alpha-carbinolamine dehydratase 2, mitochondrial isoform X3 → MLRTPVQFQARLLSLSMAHYYLLEIYFRLRVEVCPKASPDPMDDLTTKKCVSCNARDMRPMTVEAAHSLIPQVQGWNLVTEDGMMKLQRTWKVKTFMKGMEFFKLVADVAEAEGHHPDLHLVAWNNVKIEIWTHAVGGLTENDFILAAKINRLDLRQLLSRKVGE, encoded by the exons ATGTTGCGAACACCTGTTCAATTTCAAGCTCgtctcctctctctctccatGGCCCAC TATTATTTGCTTGAAATTTACTTCAGGCTTCGCGTAGAGGTCTGCCCAAAAGCTTCACCAGACCCCATGGACG ATTTAACAACCAAGAAGTGTGTATCATGTAATGCAAGGGATATGAGACCTATGACTGTGGAAGCAGCACATAGTTTGATTCCTCAG GTGCAGGGATGGAACTTGGTGACAGAAGATGGCATGATGAAGCTGCAGCGTACTTGGAAAGTTAAGACTTTCATGAAAGGGATGGAGTTCTTCAAACTTGTGGCTGATGTAGCGGAAGCAGAAG GTCATCATCCAGATCTACATCTCGTGGCATGGAATAACGTGAAGATTGAGATATGGACACATGCTGTGG GTGGATTAACTGAAAATGATTTCATACTTGCTGCTAAGATCAATAGGCTTGATCTGCGTCAACTCCTCAGCAGAAAAGTTGGGGAGTAA
- the LOC113783841 gene encoding pterin-4-alpha-carbinolamine dehydratase 2, mitochondrial isoform X4: protein MLRTPVQFQARLLSLSMAHASRRGLPKSFTRPHGRSNIQVAQKLQGREELTSFKHIHNGFRTFCSGTDLTTKKCVSCNARDMRPMTVEAAHSLIPQVQGWNLVTEDGMMKLQRTWKVKTFMKGMEFFKLVADVAEAEGHHPDLHLVAWNNVKIEIWTHAVD, encoded by the exons ATGTTGCGAACACCTGTTCAATTTCAAGCTCgtctcctctctctctccatGGCCCAC GCTTCGCGTAGAGGTCTGCCCAAAAGCTTCACCAGACCCCATGGACG CTCAAATATTCAAGTAGCTCAGAAACTTCAGGGTCGTGAGGAACTTACATCGTTTAAACACATACATAATGGCTTTAGGACCTTCTGTTCTGGCACAG ATTTAACAACCAAGAAGTGTGTATCATGTAATGCAAGGGATATGAGACCTATGACTGTGGAAGCAGCACATAGTTTGATTCCTCAG GTGCAGGGATGGAACTTGGTGACAGAAGATGGCATGATGAAGCTGCAGCGTACTTGGAAAGTTAAGACTTTCATGAAAGGGATGGAGTTCTTCAAACTTGTGGCTGATGTAGCGGAAGCAGAAG GTCATCATCCAGATCTACATCTCGTGGCATGGAATAACGTGAAGATTGAGATATGGACACATGCT GTGGATTAA